The genomic interval CGCCCTCCGCGGTGTCGGCGAGCGCCGCCGCCGCGCCCCCCATCATCCAGAAGACGAACTGCACCGCCGTCTCCTGGCCCGACTCGGTCAGGTGGCCCGCACCACGCAGGTCGGTGACGAGATTCTCGATCAGGCCGTAGGAGTACTTCTCCTCGTACTCCCGCCACCTCTGCAGGCCGAGGGCGCCCGGAGCCTCGATCCAGCACAACCGCGCGTACACCGGATCGCAGCAGCGGTCGAGGAACGCATCGACCCCCTGCAGGGCCGCCTCGACGGGGCTGTCCGAGGTCGCCGCCCTCACGACCTCCTCCATCGCCCACGACTCCTGCTGGTCCAGGACGGCTTCCAGAAGCGCCTGCTTGCTCGCGAAGTGATGGTAGACGGCTCCGCGGGTCACCTGCGTCGCCGTCGCGACGTCCGTCAAGGACGTTCCGGCGTATCCCCGGGAAGCGAACAGCGTGGTCGCCTCGCTGAGCAACGCTGCGCGAGTGGCTTCCGAGTACAGATCCCTGCGGCTCTTGACGTCTGGCATACTCTGAGACTACAGACATACACAATGTATGTGACCGACTCTGTGTATCTCGCCTTCGCGGCCGAACCCGCGGCGCGCCCCGGAAGGACACCAGCCACGCGGCGCCGTCGGATCTGCGGGCGGGAGAATCCCAACGCACGAGAGGCCCGCAGGATGACCCGCGACTCAGCCGCTCCGGAGGACTCGGAGCGCAACAAGCCCTCACTGTTCGACCCGTTC from Streptomyces sp. DH-12 carries:
- a CDS encoding TetR/AcrR family transcriptional regulator, encoding MPDVKSRRDLYSEATRAALLSEATTLFASRGYAGTSLTDVATATQVTRGAVYHHFASKQALLEAVLDQQESWAMEEVVRAATSDSPVEAALQGVDAFLDRCCDPVYARLCWIEAPGALGLQRWREYEEKYSYGLIENLVTDLRGAGHLTESGQETAVQFVFWMMGGAAAALADTAEGEKVRVRDEWRALLVRSLLGGSSA